Within Sulfurihydrogenibium subterraneum DSM 15120, the genomic segment AAAATTTTGAGATTAGTTGCTTATGAATCCAATAGTACTTTATACTTTTTATGTGGTTTTTGCCTCTATTTTGGCATTTTTTGTAATATATAAACAATTTCGCTATTTATTTTGGAAAAAAACTCAAGGTGAAGTCTTAGAAAAAAAAGTAGAAAGAGTAAATGAAATTATAAAGTATGAAACTTACAAACCTGTTATAAAGTATAAATACACAGTAAACGGTAATGAGTACATGTCTGATAAAATCTTTTTATCCCCTTTTGAAACGGATAAAAACACAGCTGAAAAAATTATAAACGAGTTTAAGTCTCAAAATGTAGATGTTTACTATAACCCATTTAACCCATCTGAAAGTGTTTTAAAAAGGTCTATAAATGCTGGATTAGTAGTAATGCTAATAGCTTTAATTGGGATTATGCTTCCATTTTTATATCAAACCTTTATAGAGATTCACGGTTATGGTTTAGATACCAAGACGATAGCAGAAATAGTTAAAAATATTTTACATAAACTTCGTGATTGACGGAGGAAAGTCATGATTATTGGAACGCCTCTTTCTCACAACGCAACAAAAATCCTTTTACTTGGAAGTGGAGAGTTAGGAAAAGAGTTTGTTATAGAAGCTATGAGAATGGGAATAGAGGTAATAGCTGTAGACAGCTATCAAAACGCTCCAGCTCAGCAAGTAGCTCATAGATACTATGTAATAGATATGAAAAACGGAAAACAGATAAAAGATATTGTTTATAGAGAAAAACCAGACTTTATAGTCCCAGAGATTGAAGCTATAGATACAGACGCTCTAATAGATTTAGAAAAAGAAGGTTTTACAGTTGTTCCATGTGCTCAAGCTGTTAAATACACAATGAACAGAATAGGAATAAGAAGGCTTGCAGCTGAGAAAGTAGGATTAAAAACTTCAAAATATGCTTTTGCTTCCGATATGGAAACTTACAGAAAAAAAGTTATGGAAATAGGACTTCCATGTGTAGTTAAACCTGTAATGAGCTCCTCAGGAAAAGGACAGTCCGTCGTCAGAAGTTTAGAAGATATAGACAGAGCTTGGTATTATGCTCAAGAAAACGCAAGAGGTAAAGGAAGTGAAGTAATAATAGAAGAGTTTATAAACTTTGATTACGAAATAACACTACTTACAGTTAGAACAAAAAACCAAGGAACACTTTTTTGTGAACCAATATGTCATATACAGGTAGAAGGAGATTACTGGGAAAGCTGGCAACCTCATATGATGTCTGAAACCGCATTAAACAAAGCAAAAGAAATTGCGAAAAAAATTACAGATGAGCTTGGAGGATATGGAATATTTGGATGTGAGATGTTTGTAAAAGGAGATGAAGTGTGGTTTAACGAAATATCCCCAAGACCACACGATACTGGAATGGTAACTTTAATATCCCAAAATATGTCAGAGTTTGAGATACATTTAAGAGCTATACTTG encodes:
- a CDS encoding DUF3592 domain-containing protein: MNPIVLYTFYVVFASILAFFVIYKQFRYLFWKKTQGEVLEKKVERVNEIIKYETYKPVIKYKYTVNGNEYMSDKIFLSPFETDKNTAEKIINEFKSQNVDVYYNPFNPSESVLKRSINAGLVVMLIALIGIMLPFLYQTFIEIHGYGLDTKTIAEIVKNILHKLRD
- the purT gene encoding formate-dependent phosphoribosylglycinamide formyltransferase: MIIGTPLSHNATKILLLGSGELGKEFVIEAMRMGIEVIAVDSYQNAPAQQVAHRYYVIDMKNGKQIKDIVYREKPDFIVPEIEAIDTDALIDLEKEGFTVVPCAQAVKYTMNRIGIRRLAAEKVGLKTSKYAFASDMETYRKKVMEIGLPCVVKPVMSSSGKGQSVVRSLEDIDRAWYYAQENARGKGSEVIIEEFINFDYEITLLTVRTKNQGTLFCEPICHIQVEGDYWESWQPHMMSETALNKAKEIAKKITDELGGYGIFGCEMFVKGDEVWFNEISPRPHDTGMVTLISQNMSEFEIHLRAILGLPINIKLLSPSASYCFHAKDYGVAPTYKGVDQALSLGDVKVRIFGKPTTRPKRRMGITLATANTVEEARKLAKKAAEFIKVEVD